A stretch of the Flavobacterium aquiphilum genome encodes the following:
- a CDS encoding transposase, which translates to MAEKFRNKYRVPSVRLQNWDYGTNGAYFITICTKEMQSFFGEVVNNVMNLNEIGILAEKYWTEIVKKFPYIELGNFQIMPNHMHGILIIDKSITLGETQLIASEQSKNKTGGCTGQNNPMLAENISRVIRWYKGRCTFEMRKINQKFEWHNRFHDHIIRNSESFERIQNYIEENPLKWNEDKFCKK; encoded by the coding sequence ATGGCAGAAAAATTCAGAAATAAATATAGAGTTCCTTCAGTTCGATTACAAAATTGGGATTATGGTACAAATGGAGCCTATTTTATTACGATTTGTACGAAGGAGATGCAGTCCTTTTTTGGAGAAGTTGTCAATAATGTAATGAATTTAAACGAAATTGGTATATTGGCTGAAAAATATTGGACAGAAATAGTGAAAAAATTTCCATACATAGAATTAGGAAATTTTCAGATTATGCCTAACCACATGCATGGAATATTAATTATTGATAAATCCATCACATTAGGAGAAACGCAATTAATTGCCTCAGAGCAATCAAAGAATAAAACAGGAGGATGCACTGGTCAAAACAATCCTATGCTTGCCGAAAATATATCACGAGTAATAAGATGGTATAAGGGAAGATGTACCTTTGAAATGAGAAAAATAAATCAAAAGTTTGAATGGCATAATCGTTTTCATGACCATATTATTAGAAATTCAGAATCTTTTGAAAGAATACAAAATTATATCGAAGAAAACCCTTTGAAATGGAATGAAGATAAATTTTGTAAAAAATAA
- a CDS encoding DNA-deoxyinosine glycosylase, producing the protein MTISSFPYFVDSNSEILVLGTMPGVASLNKQEYYANPRNHFWKIMCTLFDALPIPEIFEEKVKILQSNKIGLWDVLENCERKGSLDIHIKNHKENDFIALFEKFPKINKIVFNGKQSYAFFYKKYGQIKGITYFVMPSTSPANTMTFDNKLRIWSSILD; encoded by the coding sequence ATGACAATATCTTCTTTTCCTTATTTTGTGGATTCAAATTCTGAAATTTTGGTTTTGGGAACTATGCCTGGCGTGGCGTCATTGAATAAACAGGAATATTATGCCAATCCTAGAAATCATTTTTGGAAAATTATGTGTACTCTTTTTGATGCCTTACCAATTCCTGAAATTTTTGAGGAAAAGGTTAAAATTCTTCAATCAAACAAAATTGGGCTTTGGGATGTTTTGGAAAATTGTGAAAGAAAAGGAAGTTTAGACATTCATATAAAAAATCACAAGGAAAATGATTTTATTGCCTTGTTTGAAAAATTTCCTAAAATCAACAAAATTGTTTTTAACGGAAAACAAAGCTATGCTTTTTTCTATAAAAAATATGGGCAAATAAAAGGCATTACCTATTTCGTAATGCCTTCTACTAGTCCTGCCAATACTATGACTTTTGATAATAAACTCAGAATTTGGTCAAGTATTTTGGATTAA
- a CDS encoding M14 family metallopeptidase, whose protein sequence is MNLEELFNQNKEETIQGRYITLENIEPLLKRESLKNDVKIIGESVLGKPIYSYQKGHGKLKIYLWSQMHGNESTTTKALFDFINLLNNGSDLAKQLLDTFTFYCIPMLNPDGAKLYTRANANEIDLNRDSQNLTQPESKVLRAIFEEFKPDYCFNLHDQRTIFGVSDTGKPATVSFLAPSYNEEREINDTRLKAINLIAGINEVLQNYIPGQVGRFDDSFNINCIGDTFQYLGVPTLLFEAGHFPGDYEREITRKHIFFSLVSSFNILSENDIVSNGNDKYLNIPQNKVVFFDFMYKNIKINYDGIEIITNFVAQYKEELIDNQIIFNAYIVEVGDLENYFGHNVYDAKGALYRDDFNNYPNKDQKANFNLDGKVFFVNGTIIK, encoded by the coding sequence ATGAATTTAGAAGAATTATTCAATCAAAATAAAGAAGAAACAATTCAAGGGCGATATATTACATTAGAAAATATAGAGCCATTATTAAAAAGGGAATCTTTAAAAAATGATGTAAAAATAATTGGGGAGTCCGTATTAGGAAAACCAATTTATAGTTATCAAAAAGGCCATGGTAAATTAAAAATTTATCTTTGGTCACAAATGCATGGTAACGAAAGTACTACGACTAAGGCATTATTTGATTTTATTAATTTATTGAATAATGGATCAGATTTAGCCAAACAACTCTTGGATACTTTTACATTTTATTGTATTCCAATGCTAAATCCTGATGGAGCCAAATTATACACTAGAGCCAATGCCAATGAAATTGATCTAAATCGTGATTCTCAGAATCTCACCCAACCGGAAAGCAAGGTCTTGAGAGCTATTTTTGAAGAGTTTAAGCCAGATTATTGTTTCAATTTACATGATCAACGTACTATTTTTGGTGTTTCTGACACAGGAAAACCGGCAACTGTTTCGTTTTTAGCGCCATCTTATAATGAAGAAAGAGAAATAAATGACACCCGATTAAAAGCAATCAACTTAATTGCAGGTATCAACGAAGTTTTACAAAATTACATTCCGGGACAAGTTGGCCGATTTGATGATTCTTTCAACATCAATTGTATTGGAGACACTTTTCAATATTTAGGTGTTCCTACTTTATTATTTGAAGCAGGACATTTTCCAGGAGATTATGAGAGAGAAATTACACGAAAACACATATTCTTCTCTTTGGTTTCGAGCTTCAATATTCTCAGCGAAAACGATATAGTTAGCAACGGAAATGATAAATATTTAAACATTCCGCAGAATAAAGTCGTTTTTTTTGATTTTATGTATAAAAATATCAAAATAAATTATGATGGTATTGAAATAATCACGAATTTTGTTGCTCAATATAAAGAAGAGTTAATTGACAATCAGATAATTTTTAATGCTTACATAGTTGAAGTTGGCGATTTGGAAAATTATTTTGGTCATAATGTTTACGATGCAAAAGGTGCATTATACAGAGATGACTTTAACAATTACCCAAATAAAGATCAAAAAGCCAACTTTAATTTAGACGGAAAAGTGTTTTTCGTGAACGGAACGATAATAAAATAA
- a CDS encoding 1-acyl-sn-glycerol-3-phosphate acyltransferase → MKKQIYKWIFENLMGWKIEGNFDERIKKSVVIVMPHTSWHDFYIAIICRGAIGVDINWVGKKELFRFPFGNFFKYFGGAPLDRTGGLNIVDSIVQLFEAKETFRLGISPEGTRKKVDQLRTGFYYIALHAKVPIIPVSLNFETKIVDFGKPFYPTANLESDLNVLKKHFENSKGKIPENGYNPTQS, encoded by the coding sequence ATGAAGAAACAAATCTATAAATGGATTTTTGAAAATTTAATGGGTTGGAAAATAGAGGGTAACTTCGATGAGAGAATAAAAAAAAGTGTTGTGATAGTAATGCCACATACGAGTTGGCACGACTTTTACATCGCTATTATTTGCCGAGGAGCTATTGGCGTCGACATCAATTGGGTTGGGAAAAAAGAATTATTCCGTTTTCCGTTTGGTAATTTTTTCAAATATTTTGGAGGCGCGCCACTTGATAGGACTGGCGGTTTAAACATAGTAGATTCGATAGTACAATTATTTGAAGCAAAAGAAACTTTTCGTTTAGGAATATCACCCGAAGGGACAAGAAAAAAAGTGGATCAACTCAGAACAGGATTCTATTATATAGCTTTACACGCAAAAGTGCCAATTATTCCTGTATCCTTAAATTTTGAGACAAAAATAGTTGATTTTGGAAAACCATTTTATCCAACAGCAAATCTAGAATCCGATTTAAACGTTTTAAAGAAACACTTTGAAAACTCAAAAGGCAAAATTCCAGAAAATGGATATAATCCAACCCAAAGCTAA
- a CDS encoding phosphoenolpyruvate carboxylase: MYTLPKIERFNQNVLSKYHIYNSVFITLPFDSVDNTGVLLPIFTELCDNGFKKQETPREIFDFFSDKYLHSATEKDKINLMFHFIQYIERQIVLFDAIEDAAFPVVNNMEGRGSLRDIKEKSDVRDKKEELINFLESFNVRTVLTAHPTQFYPGPVLGIINDLTEAIRNNDLLEIKQLLAQLGKTPFIQNEKPNPYDEAVSLIWYLENVFYNTSGEMVHYLQKNVFEGEAIKNPIIKLGFWPGGDRDGNPFVTTDITLKVADRLRSSILKCYYIEIRNLKRKLTFPVVDSLVMELEQKLYRSVFYSKGEIFITCEELKTQLNKIKTIIIEQHQSLYADQIDALLIRLNLFGFHFATLDIRQNSKIHQNVFYDIVDYYSKSKTNIFPENYFQLTEDEKIQVLSTVKGNLDAADFENEMTRSTIESIQAIKTIQENNGEFGANRYIISNNESALNVMETFALFKLCNWENASVDVIPLFESVDDLHNAHLVMEKLYTNPEYAKHLANRNNKQTIMLGFSDGTKDGGYLMANWSIYKAKEALTEISRKYGIHAIFFDGRGGPPARGGGKTHKFYASLGPNIENNEIQITIQGQTISSNFGTLDSCRYNLENLLSAGVANQVFNQGENNLSSEEKDILDQMAELGYDKYLAFKNHPKFIPYLEQMSTLKYYAKTNIGSRPSKRSKSETLDFADLRAIPFVGSWSQLKQNVPGFFGVGAALKHFEDTNQWEKAQNLYDNSLFFRTLLENSMMSLAKSFFPLTAYMRKDPEFGEFWQIIYDEFLETKRLLLKIAGFKELMENYPDGRASILMRERIVLPLLTIQQYALLRINELNKEANPDANLIKVYEKIVTRSLFGNTNASRNSA, from the coding sequence ATGTACACTTTACCCAAAATAGAACGTTTTAATCAAAATGTCCTATCTAAATACCATATATACAACAGTGTATTTATTACATTGCCTTTTGATTCTGTAGACAATACGGGAGTTTTGCTTCCAATTTTTACAGAACTTTGTGATAACGGTTTTAAAAAACAGGAGACACCAAGAGAAATTTTCGACTTTTTCTCAGATAAATATTTGCACAGTGCTACTGAAAAAGATAAAATTAATTTGATGTTCCACTTTATACAGTATATTGAACGTCAAATTGTTTTATTTGATGCTATCGAAGATGCTGCTTTTCCTGTTGTAAACAATATGGAAGGTAGAGGATCATTACGTGATATCAAAGAGAAATCAGATGTTCGGGACAAGAAAGAAGAACTGATTAATTTCTTAGAGAGTTTTAACGTTCGTACTGTTTTAACTGCTCACCCAACTCAATTTTACCCTGGACCAGTTCTTGGAATCATTAATGATTTGACAGAAGCAATTCGTAACAATGACCTTCTTGAAATCAAGCAATTATTAGCTCAACTTGGTAAAACACCATTTATCCAAAATGAAAAGCCAAATCCTTATGATGAAGCGGTGAGTTTAATTTGGTATCTGGAAAATGTTTTTTACAACACTTCCGGAGAGATGGTTCATTATTTGCAAAAAAATGTTTTTGAAGGTGAAGCAATAAAAAACCCAATAATCAAATTAGGTTTCTGGCCAGGTGGAGATCGTGATGGAAACCCATTTGTTACTACTGATATTACATTAAAAGTAGCTGATCGTTTGAGAAGTTCTATTTTGAAATGTTATTATATCGAGATCAGAAACTTAAAACGAAAACTTACTTTCCCAGTTGTTGATTCCTTGGTAATGGAATTAGAACAAAAATTATATCGTTCTGTTTTTTATTCAAAAGGTGAAATTTTTATTACCTGCGAAGAGTTAAAAACTCAATTAAATAAAATAAAAACTATCATTATTGAGCAACATCAATCTCTTTATGCTGATCAAATTGATGCATTACTTATACGATTGAATTTATTTGGTTTCCACTTTGCTACTTTAGATATTAGACAAAATAGTAAAATCCACCAAAATGTTTTTTACGATATAGTTGATTATTATTCCAAATCAAAAACAAATATTTTTCCAGAGAATTATTTCCAACTAACTGAGGATGAAAAAATACAAGTTTTGTCAACAGTTAAGGGTAATTTGGATGCAGCGGATTTTGAAAATGAAATGACAAGATCTACGATTGAGTCTATTCAGGCAATCAAAACAATTCAGGAAAATAATGGAGAATTTGGCGCCAACCGTTATATTATTAGTAACAACGAAAGTGCACTTAATGTAATGGAAACTTTTGCATTGTTCAAATTATGTAATTGGGAAAATGCAAGTGTTGATGTAATTCCATTGTTTGAATCGGTAGATGATTTGCACAATGCTCATTTAGTAATGGAAAAATTATACACTAATCCTGAATATGCTAAACATTTAGCTAATAGAAATAACAAGCAAACAATCATGCTTGGTTTTTCTGACGGGACAAAAGATGGTGGTTATTTGATGGCCAACTGGAGTATCTATAAAGCCAAAGAAGCATTAACTGAAATTTCCAGAAAGTACGGAATTCACGCTATTTTCTTTGATGGACGTGGTGGACCACCTGCTCGTGGTGGTGGAAAAACACATAAATTCTATGCTTCGTTAGGACCAAATATTGAAAACAACGAAATTCAAATAACAATTCAAGGTCAAACCATCAGTTCTAATTTTGGAACTTTGGATTCTTGCCGATATAATTTAGAAAATCTTTTGAGTGCTGGTGTTGCCAACCAAGTTTTCAACCAAGGAGAGAATAACCTATCGTCAGAAGAAAAAGATATCTTGGATCAAATGGCTGAATTAGGGTATGACAAATATTTAGCTTTCAAAAACCACCCTAAATTCATTCCTTATTTGGAGCAAATGAGTACTTTGAAATATTATGCAAAAACTAACATTGGAAGCCGACCTTCAAAAAGAAGTAAATCCGAAACACTTGATTTTGCTGACTTAAGAGCAATTCCATTTGTTGGATCTTGGAGTCAGTTAAAACAAAATGTACCTGGATTCTTCGGAGTTGGTGCTGCATTGAAACATTTTGAAGATACAAACCAATGGGAAAAAGCTCAAAATCTTTACGATAACTCATTGTTTTTCAGAACATTACTTGAAAATAGTATGATGTCATTGGCAAAATCATTCTTCCCATTGACCGCCTACATGAGAAAAGATCCTGAGTTTGGAGAATTTTGGCAAATTATCTATGATGAGTTTTTGGAAACCAAAAGGTTATTATTGAAAATTGCTGGTTTCAAAGAGCTTATGGAGAATTATCCTGACGGTAGAGCTTCTATTTTGATGAGAGAACGTATTGTTTTACCTCTTTTGACTATCCAACAATATGCTTTGTTACGAATCAATGAGTTAAATAAAGAAGCAAATCCAGATGCCAACTTGATAAAAGTATATGAGAAAATCGTGACTCGCTCACTTTTCGGAAATACAAACGCAAGTAGAAATTCTGCTTAA
- a CDS encoding Lrp/AsnC family transcriptional regulator, with protein MSKFRLDEVDHQILDMLIDNTRVPFTDIAKKLLISAGTVHVRVKKMEDAGIIMGSSLVLDYDKLGYSFIAYVGVFLNNTSQTKFVLERINEIPFVTVASVTTGKFNIFCKIRAKDTKHAKDVIFMIDDIEGVYRTETMISLEESINDKKRLMHTIFKEM; from the coding sequence ATGAGTAAGTTTCGTTTAGATGAAGTAGATCACCAGATTTTAGATATGTTGATAGACAACACAAGAGTACCGTTTACTGACATTGCTAAAAAATTATTGATTTCAGCTGGAACGGTTCATGTGAGAGTTAAGAAAATGGAAGATGCAGGTATCATAATGGGATCCTCATTAGTCCTTGATTATGACAAACTTGGATATTCATTTATCGCTTACGTGGGGGTTTTCCTTAACAATACTTCTCAAACAAAATTTGTTTTAGAGCGTATTAATGAAATTCCATTTGTAACTGTTGCTTCAGTTACTACTGGTAAGTTTAATATTTTTTGTAAAATCAGAGCAAAAGATACTAAGCATGCTAAGGATGTAATTTTTATGATAGATGATATCGAAGGAGTTTATAGAACTGAAACTATGATTTCTTTAGAGGAAAGTATAAATGATAAAAAGCGTTTGATGCATACCATTTTTAAGGAAATGTAA
- the ygiD gene encoding 4,5-DOPA dioxygenase extradiol: MNTLNDLHKISGSFSNTEKMPVLFLGHGSPMNAIEENQFVTGFRNLAKTLLKPNAILCISAHWFTNGTKVTAMEMPRTIHDFGGFPQELFEVQYPAKGSPELASATKELLSPTDVELDHHWGLDHGAWSVIKHLYPDADIPVIQMSIDYTKSGQYHFELAQKLSELRTKGILIVGSGNIIHNLRLVDFRNINTDNYGYDWAFEAREVINKHLIDGDFQPLIDFEKQSKAFQLSIPTPDHYLPLIYTLGLKGKSEELSLFNDKLVGGSLSMTSVRISD, encoded by the coding sequence ATGAACACGCTAAACGATTTACATAAAATTTCTGGATCATTTTCGAATACCGAAAAAATGCCTGTATTGTTTTTGGGGCATGGAAGCCCAATGAATGCCATCGAAGAAAATCAGTTTGTGACCGGTTTTAGGAATTTAGCCAAAACCTTGCTTAAACCAAACGCAATTTTGTGTATTTCGGCGCATTGGTTTACCAACGGGACTAAGGTTACCGCTATGGAAATGCCTCGCACGATTCATGATTTTGGAGGATTCCCTCAGGAATTATTTGAAGTACAATATCCCGCCAAAGGAAGTCCCGAACTGGCCAGCGCAACTAAGGAATTATTATCACCAACCGATGTGGAATTAGACCATCATTGGGGATTGGATCACGGAGCTTGGAGTGTAATTAAACATTTATATCCCGACGCTGATATTCCTGTAATTCAGATGAGTATCGATTACACAAAATCGGGTCAGTACCATTTTGAATTGGCGCAAAAATTAAGTGAATTACGCACCAAAGGTATCCTTATTGTAGGCAGCGGAAACATCATTCACAACTTAAGATTAGTCGATTTCAGAAACATAAATACCGACAATTACGGTTACGATTGGGCTTTTGAAGCAAGAGAAGTTATCAATAAACACTTAATCGATGGCGATTTCCAACCGCTTATTGATTTTGAAAAACAAAGCAAAGCTTTCCAACTTTCCATCCCAACACCTGATCATTATTTACCGTTGATTTATACTTTGGGATTAAAAGGAAAATCAGAAGAATTGAGTTTGTTTAATGATAAATTGGTAGGAGGGTCGTTAAGTATGACTTCGGTGAGAATTTCGGATTAA
- a CDS encoding spermidine synthase, giving the protein MLIKLLSYIIPIKIFKTKSKLSKTIEVTWVNGELVMDSENTNYSYGSLQRILRIGLKHFGFDKISKMNHALVLGVAGGSVIKTLVDEIHFKGQITGVDIDQDIIKIANQYFKLDEIKNLNIVIDDAFEFVLKTKDRYDLIIIDIFQDMNMPNFLFEDFFINRICFLLQSRGVVLFNTMCLTAKDNLRNKKLIKELNDENYKIESIPRVEIHNELIIIQKQN; this is encoded by the coding sequence ATGCTAATTAAATTACTGAGTTATATCATTCCGATAAAAATTTTCAAAACTAAATCAAAATTAAGTAAAACCATCGAAGTCACTTGGGTAAATGGCGAGTTGGTGATGGATTCTGAAAATACAAATTATTCCTATGGAAGTTTGCAGCGCATATTAAGAATTGGGTTAAAGCATTTTGGATTTGATAAAATTTCAAAAATGAATCATGCCTTGGTTCTTGGAGTTGCTGGTGGTAGTGTTATAAAAACATTGGTTGATGAAATTCATTTTAAAGGTCAAATTACAGGTGTTGATATTGATCAAGACATTATTAAAATTGCAAATCAATATTTTAAATTAGATGAAATAAAAAATCTTAATATCGTGATTGATGATGCTTTTGAATTTGTTCTAAAAACTAAGGATCGTTATGATTTGATTATCATTGATATATTCCAGGATATGAATATGCCGAATTTTTTGTTTGAAGATTTTTTTATCAATAGAATTTGTTTTTTGCTTCAAAGCAGAGGAGTTGTACTTTTTAATACAATGTGTCTGACAGCTAAAGACAACCTAAGAAATAAAAAATTGATTAAGGAGCTCAATGATGAAAACTATAAAATTGAGTCAATTCCCAGAGTTGAAATTCATAATGAATTGATTATTATTCAAAAACAAAATTAA
- a CDS encoding DinB family protein has protein sequence MRSDQLPVNEYSKFNATYIQALENVELFEELEISLHDFIKFVQNIPMDKFDYSYAEGKWTIKEIIQHIIDTERIFAYRALRISRNDKTPLPGFEENDYAANTDAKSRSIQDLLSEFSAVRHSNLLMFKSFSDEQLRRIGTASNHKISVRAIGFILLGHVKHHKRVFEERYLNS, from the coding sequence ATGAGATCTGATCAATTGCCGGTTAATGAATATTCAAAGTTCAATGCTACGTACATACAAGCTCTTGAGAATGTTGAATTATTCGAAGAATTAGAAATAAGTTTACATGACTTTATCAAATTTGTCCAAAATATTCCAATGGACAAATTTGATTATAGTTATGCTGAAGGAAAATGGACGATAAAAGAAATTATTCAGCATATTATTGATACTGAAAGAATTTTTGCTTATCGTGCACTTCGAATTTCCAGAAATGATAAAACGCCATTACCTGGATTCGAAGAAAATGATTATGCTGCAAACACCGATGCTAAAAGCAGAAGTATTCAAGATTTATTATCTGAATTTTCGGCTGTAAGACATTCTAACTTATTGATGTTCAAAAGTTTTTCTGACGAACAATTAAGAAGAATCGGAACTGCATCAAATCATAAAATTTCAGTAAGAGCTATTGGTTTTATACTTTTAGGACATGTTAAACATCATAAAAGAGTTTTTGAAGAAAGATACCTTAATTCTTGA
- the kdsB gene encoding 3-deoxy-manno-octulosonate cytidylyltransferase, translating into MKIIAVIPARYASTRFPAKLIQDLGGKTVILRTYEAAINTQLFDDVFVVTDSDLIFDEIVSNGGKAIKSIKEHESGSDRIAEAVENLDVDIVINVQGDEPFINKEPLAKVIEVFRNDTDKQVDLASLMCEIKDEADINNPNNVKVVVNQDGFALYFSRSVIPYPREVNVGVRYMKHIGIYAFRKQALLDFYSLPMKSLEASEKLEQLRYLEFGKRIKMVETTHIGIGIDTAEDLEKARKMLL; encoded by the coding sequence ATGAAAATAATAGCAGTCATTCCCGCCCGTTACGCATCTACACGATTTCCAGCAAAACTGATACAGGATTTAGGAGGTAAAACGGTTATTTTAAGAACCTACGAAGCCGCCATAAACACACAATTATTTGATGATGTCTTTGTGGTAACCGATTCCGATTTAATTTTTGACGAAATTGTTTCCAATGGCGGAAAAGCGATCAAAAGTATCAAAGAACACGAATCGGGGAGTGACCGAATTGCAGAAGCCGTCGAAAATCTTGACGTGGATATTGTCATCAATGTCCAAGGAGACGAACCTTTTATAAACAAAGAACCTTTAGCAAAAGTTATCGAAGTTTTCAGAAATGACACTGATAAGCAGGTAGATTTGGCTTCTTTAATGTGCGAAATCAAAGATGAAGCCGATATTAATAATCCAAACAATGTGAAAGTGGTCGTGAACCAAGATGGTTTTGCGCTGTACTTTTCGCGTTCGGTGATTCCTTACCCTAGAGAAGTAAATGTTGGTGTTCGTTATATGAAACACATTGGAATTTATGCTTTTAGAAAACAAGCATTATTGGATTTTTACAGCTTACCGATGAAATCATTGGAAGCCTCCGAAAAATTAGAACAATTACGCTATCTAGAATTTGGAAAACGCATCAAAATGGTCGAAACAACACACATCGGAATTGGAATTGATACCGCCGAAGATTTAGAAAAAGCTAGAAAAATGCTTCTTTGA
- the recQ gene encoding DNA helicase RecQ, producing MTTEILHAKLKENFGFEKFRPNQEEIINCILSGKDTLAIMPTGGGKSICFQLPALVFSGITIVISPLIALMKDQVDSLKANGIAACYINSSQSSEEQELHIENLKSGKVKLVYVAPESLSFLENAFSQIVVSLIAIDEAHCISAWGHDFRPAYTNLGYLKNRFPSTPILALTATADKATRTDICQQLNLKNPTTFVASFDRKNLSLEVRPALDRVKQIIDFIKSKPNESGIVYCLSRKTTEELSEKLQKIGISAKAYHAGLDNKIRSKTQDEFINDECQVVCATIAFGMGIDKSNVRWVIHYNLPKNIEGYYQEIGRAGRDGLPSETVLFESYGDMIQLQNFASQGLNADVQLAKLERMKQYADALSCRRKILLSYFGELVSENCGNCDICKNPPAFFDGTIIAQKALSAISRLKESESLPVIVDFLRGSKNASIYDKGYQDLKTYGVGADISWHDWNQYLIQLINLGYCEIAFHQQNRIKLTPFAKKVLFDGEKVQLTTVQKINKEKFETQTTKTKSSANSLFEFLRKLRAEIAKEEEVPAYVIFNDATLRQLEIQRPMSDSEFLAIDGVGKAKLEKYGHVFIKAIIEFQKIKKVKAKKENTTYKETLVLFQNGMTVEEIALKRKLGVPTIISHLAKLYSDGQNIDLSVFINEDEIAKIADAKIKLDSPTALKPYFEFFEEQIPYDKIRIGLAILEKEKIVS from the coding sequence ATGACTACAGAAATTTTACACGCCAAATTAAAAGAAAATTTTGGGTTTGAAAAATTCAGACCCAATCAGGAAGAAATTATTAATTGTATCCTTTCGGGAAAAGATACTCTGGCAATTATGCCGACAGGAGGAGGAAAATCAATTTGTTTTCAGTTACCCGCTTTAGTCTTTTCGGGGATTACGATTGTCATTTCTCCATTGATTGCCTTGATGAAAGATCAGGTTGACAGTTTAAAAGCTAACGGAATTGCAGCATGTTACATCAATAGCAGTCAGTCTTCAGAAGAACAGGAACTGCACATTGAAAATTTAAAAAGTGGGAAAGTTAAACTCGTTTATGTTGCACCGGAGAGTTTATCTTTTTTGGAAAATGCATTCAGCCAAATCGTTGTTAGTTTAATTGCGATTGACGAAGCCCATTGTATTTCGGCTTGGGGTCATGATTTTCGTCCTGCTTACACAAATTTGGGATATTTGAAAAACCGCTTCCCCTCTACTCCAATCCTTGCATTGACCGCCACTGCAGACAAAGCTACACGAACTGATATTTGTCAACAATTAAATTTGAAGAATCCCACAACTTTTGTGGCTTCATTTGATAGGAAAAATTTAAGTCTCGAAGTGAGACCTGCATTAGATCGCGTTAAACAAATTATTGATTTCATAAAAAGCAAACCAAATGAATCAGGGATTGTTTATTGTTTGAGTAGAAAGACTACCGAAGAGTTGTCTGAAAAATTACAAAAAATCGGAATTTCAGCCAAAGCTTACCATGCGGGTTTAGACAATAAAATTCGTTCCAAAACCCAAGACGAATTTATCAATGATGAATGTCAGGTGGTTTGCGCGACCATTGCTTTCGGAATGGGAATTGATAAATCGAATGTCCGTTGGGTGATTCATTATAATTTGCCAAAAAATATTGAAGGTTATTATCAGGAAATTGGTCGGGCTGGTCGAGACGGATTGCCATCCGAAACTGTTTTGTTCGAAAGTTATGGAGACATGATTCAATTGCAAAATTTTGCATCTCAAGGTTTGAACGCAGATGTGCAGTTGGCAAAATTGGAGCGAATGAAACAGTATGCTGATGCTTTAAGTTGCCGAAGAAAAATTTTGCTTTCCTATTTTGGTGAACTGGTTTCTGAAAATTGTGGCAATTGTGATATTTGCAAAAATCCTCCTGCCTTTTTTGACGGAACGATAATTGCTCAGAAAGCATTGTCGGCCATAAGTCGTTTGAAAGAATCGGAGTCATTGCCTGTAATCGTTGATTTTTTGAGAGGTTCTAAAAATGCTTCGATTTATGATAAAGGCTACCAAGATTTAAAAACCTATGGTGTTGGAGCCGATATTTCTTGGCACGATTGGAATCAGTATTTGATCCAATTAATAAATTTGGGATATTGCGAAATTGCCTTTCATCAACAAAACAGAATTAAATTAACTCCTTTTGCAAAAAAGGTATTATTTGATGGTGAAAAAGTGCAATTGACAACTGTTCAGAAGATTAACAAAGAAAAATTCGAGACTCAAACCACTAAAACAAAATCTTCTGCAAATTCTCTTTTTGAGTTTCTTAGAAAACTTCGCGCTGAAATTGCCAAAGAAGAAGAAGTTCCTGCATACGTCATTTTCAATGATGCCACATTGAGACAGCTGGAAATTCAACGTCCGATGAGTGATTCGGAATTTTTGGCTATCGACGGGGTTGGAAAAGCAAAATTGGAAAAATATGGTCATGTTTTTATTAAAGCAATTATTGAATTTCAAAAGATAAAAAAAGTAAAGGCCAAAAAAGAGAATACGACCTACAAAGAAACTTTGGTATTATTTCAAAACGGTATGACTGTTGAGGAAATTGCGTTGAAAAGAAAATTGGGAGTTCCAACAATAATTTCACATTTGGCCAAATTATACAGTGACGGCCAAAACATAGATTTGAGTGTTTTCATAAATGAAGATGAAATTGCAAAAATCGCCGATGCAAAAATTAAGCTCGACTCACCTACTGCCTTAAAACCTTATTTCGAATTTTTCGAAGAACAAATTCCGTATGATAAAATAAGGATTGGTTTGGCTATACTCGAAAAAGAAAAAATAGTATCTTAA